A window of the Lactobacillus gasseri ATCC 33323 = JCM 1131 genome harbors these coding sequences:
- a CDS encoding deoxynucleoside kinase, with amino-acid sequence MMTVIVLSGPIGAGKSSLTSLLAEHLGTQAFYEGVDNNPILPLYYKDMAHYTFLLNTYLLNHRLAQINQAIRDHNSVSDRSIYEDALFFKMNVDSGIADPTEFKIYDSLLENMMEQAPGNPSKKPDLLIYIHVSLDTMLHRIQKRGRTFEQLSTDPGLKDYYARLLSYYEPWYEKYNASPKMMIDGDKYDFVADEEARKEVISTIDQKLTDLGNLN; translated from the coding sequence GTGATGACAGTTATTGTATTGAGCGGGCCTATTGGAGCCGGAAAATCCAGTTTAACCAGTCTTCTTGCAGAGCATCTAGGCACCCAAGCATTTTATGAAGGTGTAGATAATAATCCAATTTTGCCACTTTATTATAAAGACATGGCACATTACACCTTTCTTTTAAATACTTATCTTCTAAACCACCGTTTGGCTCAAATTAACCAAGCTATTCGCGATCATAACAGTGTGTCTGATCGTTCAATTTATGAAGATGCCTTATTTTTCAAAATGAATGTTGACAGTGGAATCGCAGATCCGACTGAATTCAAGATCTACGATAGTTTACTTGAGAATATGATGGAACAAGCTCCAGGCAACCCAAGTAAGAAACCTGATTTGTTAATTTATATTCATGTATCTCTTGATACCATGCTTCACCGCATTCAAAAGCGCGGTCGTACATTTGAACAATTATCAACTGATCCAGGCTTAAAAGACTACTATGCTCGACTTTTATCTTATTACGAGCCTTGGTATGAAAAATATAATGCATCCCCTAAGATGATGATTGACGGCGATAAATATGACTTTGTTGCAGATGAAGAGGCACGAAAAGAAGTTATCAGCACAATTGATCAAAAGCTTACTGATCTAGGTAATCTAAACTAG
- a CDS encoding deoxynucleoside kinase, with protein MTVIVLSGPIGAGKSSLTGILSKYLGTNPFYESVDDNPVLPLFYENPKKYAFLLQVYFLNTRFQSIKSALTDDNNVLDRSIYEDALFFQMNADIGRATKEEVDTYYELLHNMMSELDRMPKKNPDLLVHIDVSYDTMLKRIQKRGRNYEQLSYDPTLEDYYKRLLRYYKPWYEKYDYSPKMTIDGDKFDFMASEEDRQEVLNQIVAKLKEMGKLDEDWKPNLVK; from the coding sequence ATGACAGTTATTGTATTAAGTGGGCCCATTGGAGCCGGAAAATCCAGTCTAACAGGTATTCTATCTAAGTATTTGGGTACTAATCCCTTTTACGAAAGCGTAGATGATAATCCTGTTTTGCCATTATTCTATGAAAATCCTAAGAAGTACGCATTTTTATTGCAAGTTTATTTCTTGAATACTCGCTTCCAAAGTATCAAGTCAGCATTAACTGATGATAATAACGTACTCGATCGTTCTATCTACGAAGATGCACTTTTCTTTCAAATGAACGCCGATATTGGCCGTGCTACTAAAGAAGAAGTAGATACTTATTACGAACTTCTACACAATATGATGAGTGAGTTAGATCGGATGCCTAAGAAGAATCCAGATCTTCTTGTTCATATTGATGTATCATACGATACAATGCTTAAACGTATTCAAAAGCGTGGTCGTAACTATGAGCAATTAAGTTATGACCCAACTCTAGAAGACTACTACAAGCGTTTGCTTCGCTATTATAAGCCTTGGTATGAAAAGTATGATTATTCACCAAAGATGACTATTGATGGTGATAAATTCGACTTCATGGCAAGTGAAGAAGATCGTCAAGAAGTCTTGAACCAAATTGTTGCTAAGCTCAAAGAAATGGGCAAGCTTGACGAAGATTGGAAACCAAATTTAGTTAAATAA
- a CDS encoding alpha-hydroxy-acid oxidizing protein, producing the protein MTTYYKGFPQSTREEKLHMVNLDELENEAKYVIPEAAYYYIASGAENEWTWRNNTQAFNHFQIVPRALTGMQDPKLNTEFLGMELKTPVMICPIACHGIANAEAEVDTAKGAKAAGALFGMSTYANKSVQDVQSAVGDSPRFMQLYLSKNWDFNKMVIEESVKAGFTGFFLTVDALVSGYREANLRTNFTYPVPLAFFNEWTGGKGEGQSVAQMYASSAQNIGPDDIRKIKEIADVPVIVKGVECAEDAMLAIGAGADGIVVSNHGGREVDGAPATIDVLPEIAKAVKSCDHPVPIILDGGVRRGSHVFKALALGADLVGIGRPFLYGLALGGAQGVQSVIDQLNKELLIDMQLTGCKTIEDIKHAKIDHLDYTADWGISSTSKSVMKPYPVTKENQLTGEAADAVSGASRH; encoded by the coding sequence ATGACAACTTACTATAAGGGCTTTCCACAAAGTACTAGAGAAGAAAAGCTACACATGGTTAACTTGGATGAACTAGAAAACGAAGCAAAGTACGTAATACCAGAAGCAGCCTATTACTACATAGCTAGTGGTGCTGAAAATGAATGGACTTGGCGGAATAATACCCAAGCATTTAACCATTTTCAAATTGTGCCTCGTGCTTTAACTGGGATGCAGGATCCGAAACTAAATACTGAATTTTTAGGGATGGAGTTAAAGACACCGGTCATGATTTGTCCAATTGCCTGTCATGGTATTGCAAATGCAGAAGCAGAAGTTGATACAGCTAAGGGTGCAAAGGCTGCTGGCGCTTTATTTGGGATGAGTACTTATGCGAATAAGAGTGTTCAAGATGTGCAAAGCGCAGTCGGTGACTCGCCTCGCTTTATGCAATTATATTTAAGCAAGAACTGGGACTTCAATAAGATGGTGATTGAAGAATCAGTTAAAGCCGGTTTTACTGGTTTCTTCTTAACTGTAGATGCACTAGTTAGTGGCTACCGTGAAGCCAATTTACGGACTAACTTTACTTATCCTGTTCCACTTGCTTTCTTTAATGAATGGACTGGTGGAAAAGGAGAGGGACAAAGCGTTGCTCAAATGTACGCTTCATCTGCTCAAAATATTGGGCCAGATGATATTCGCAAGATTAAGGAAATTGCAGATGTACCTGTAATTGTTAAAGGTGTTGAATGCGCTGAAGATGCTATGCTTGCAATTGGTGCAGGTGCAGACGGAATCGTAGTTTCTAACCACGGAGGACGTGAAGTTGATGGCGCTCCTGCTACAATTGACGTTTTGCCTGAAATTGCAAAGGCTGTGAAGAGTTGTGATCACCCTGTTCCGATTATCCTTGATGGTGGCGTTCGTCGCGGATCACATGTCTTTAAGGCATTAGCATTAGGCGCTGACTTAGTCGGTATCGGTCGTCCCTTCTTATACGGCTTAGCACTTGGCGGTGCTCAAGGCGTTCAGTCAGTTATTGATCAATTGAATAAGGAATTGTTAATTGATATGCAATTAACTGGTTGTAAGACAATTGAAGATATTAAACATGCAAAAATTGATCATCTTGATTACACTGCTGATTGGGGAATTTCTTCAACGAGTAAGAGTGTGATGAAGCCATATCCTGTTACTAAAGAAAATCAACTAACAGGTGAAGCGGCAGATGCAGTAAGCGGCGCTTCAAGACATTAG
- a CDS encoding NCS2 family permease: protein MNFIKNYFHLEKLGTNVRTEFIAGLTTFISMSYILFVNPSVLGASGMNTGAVFTATALAAALGTAIMGIVANYPIGEAPALGINAFFAYTVCIGMKVSWETALASVFVASIIFILITLFKLREKIIDSIPSDLKFAISSGIGLFIAFLGLQNGGLIVANKSTLVGLGSLHNPLVWITIFGLIVTVILMILGVPGAIFIGMIAASIFGICTGQIAVPHKFISLAPSLAPTFGQAVFHVKDINSLQMWVVVLTFLLVTFFDTAGTLIGLAQQAGFMKNNKMPRVGKALAADSTAMMFGSIFGTSPVGAFVESSAGIAVGGRSGLTAVFVAIFFLISMIFSPLLGVFTTQVTAPALIIVGVLMAQNTAHIHWNKLEIAVPAFLILLGMPLTYSISDGLALGMITYPICMVSAKRGKEVSPMMWVLFVVFIIFLWVLNFK from the coding sequence ATGAATTTTATCAAAAACTACTTTCATTTAGAAAAGTTGGGAACTAATGTTAGAACTGAATTTATTGCAGGTCTAACAACCTTTATTAGTATGTCTTATATTCTTTTCGTTAACCCAAGTGTTCTTGGCGCTAGTGGGATGAATACTGGCGCTGTATTTACCGCAACTGCTTTAGCCGCTGCTCTTGGTACAGCAATTATGGGTATTGTAGCTAACTATCCAATTGGTGAAGCACCTGCCTTAGGTATCAACGCTTTCTTTGCCTACACTGTATGTATTGGGATGAAGGTATCTTGGGAAACTGCTTTAGCCAGTGTTTTCGTTGCATCAATTATCTTTATTTTAATTACCTTGTTTAAGCTAAGAGAAAAGATCATTGATTCTATTCCTTCAGACCTTAAATTTGCCATTTCATCAGGTATTGGTCTTTTTATTGCCTTCCTAGGTCTACAAAATGGTGGCCTAATTGTGGCTAATAAATCAACTTTAGTTGGTTTAGGATCACTTCATAATCCACTCGTTTGGATTACAATTTTTGGTTTAATCGTTACTGTAATTTTAATGATCTTAGGCGTTCCAGGTGCAATTTTCATCGGAATGATTGCTGCATCAATCTTTGGCATTTGTACTGGTCAAATTGCTGTACCACATAAGTTCATTTCTTTAGCACCAAGTCTTGCACCTACCTTTGGTCAAGCCGTTTTCCACGTTAAAGACATTAATTCTCTCCAAATGTGGGTTGTTGTTTTAACTTTCTTACTTGTTACATTCTTTGATACTGCTGGTACCTTAATTGGTCTTGCTCAACAAGCTGGCTTTATGAAGAACAACAAAATGCCACGTGTTGGTAAAGCATTAGCCGCTGATTCAACTGCTATGATGTTTGGTTCTATCTTTGGTACTTCACCTGTTGGAGCTTTCGTTGAATCAAGTGCTGGTATTGCAGTTGGCGGTCGCTCAGGTTTAACTGCTGTCTTTGTTGCCATCTTCTTCTTAATCTCAATGATCTTTAGCCCACTACTTGGCGTCTTCACTACTCAAGTAACTGCTCCTGCTTTAATCATTGTTGGGGTTTTAATGGCACAAAATACTGCTCACATTCATTGGAATAAGCTAGAAATTGCCGTTCCTGCCTTCTTGATTTTACTTGGTATGCCACTTACCTACTCAATTTCTGATGGTTTGGCATTAGGAATGATTACTTACCCAATTTGTATGGTTTCTGCAAAACGTGGTAAAGAAGTCAGTCCAATGATGTGGGTACTGTTTGTAGTATTCATCATCTTCTTGTGGGTTTTGAATTTTAAGTAG
- a CDS encoding MerR family transcriptional regulator gives MQEKYSIGEVAAMLEVSTRTLRFYDEKGLVKPAYIEENGYRFYEKEQIRQIELIIYLKELGFSLKQIKLLIQDERGGQSLDLLLEQQYRENKQKINELNKRQKQIENLQKINFLPATLTNISDITNIMRKEKNLTALRSRLLVWGGLLTLFEIAGIGTAVYLYQMKMTTILVIEVVALIAIVFATAWGLSRYYYEQVEYVCPNCGDVFIPSFLTFNFSPHTPKFRKLTCPKCGKKLYCLEICRD, from the coding sequence ATGCAAGAAAAATATTCAATTGGTGAAGTAGCTGCGATGCTGGAAGTAAGTACGCGTACTCTAAGATTCTATGATGAAAAAGGACTTGTTAAGCCAGCTTATATTGAAGAAAATGGCTATCGTTTTTATGAAAAAGAACAGATAAGGCAGATAGAATTAATTATTTATCTAAAAGAACTTGGCTTTTCATTAAAGCAGATAAAGTTGCTCATTCAAGATGAGCGTGGTGGGCAATCGCTTGATTTGCTTTTAGAGCAGCAGTATCGAGAAAATAAACAAAAAATTAATGAATTAAACAAGCGTCAAAAACAAATAGAGAATCTACAAAAAATTAATTTTTTACCTGCTACTTTAACCAATATTTCTGACATTACAAATATTATGAGAAAAGAAAAGAATTTGACAGCTTTGAGAAGCAGACTCTTGGTATGGGGTGGACTCCTAACGCTATTTGAGATAGCAGGAATTGGGACTGCAGTTTATTTATATCAGATGAAGATGACGACAATATTAGTAATTGAAGTCGTAGCTTTAATTGCAATAGTTTTTGCAACAGCTTGGGGATTATCAAGGTATTACTATGAACAAGTTGAATATGTTTGCCCAAATTGCGGAGATGTCTTTATTCCGTCATTTTTAACTTTTAATTTTTCTCCGCACACACCTAAGTTTAGAAAATTAACTTGTCCAAAATGTGGAAAGAAATTATATTGCTTAGAAATTTGTAGAGATTAA
- a CDS encoding NCS2 family permease has product MNSIGKFFHLNENHTSFKTEFLAGLTTFVSMSYILFVNPAVLGASGMNKGALFTATALSAAFTCIVMGLVANYPIASAPTLGLNAFFTYTVCLGMHVKWQTALAAVFVASILFILLTVFKVREMIIDAIPSDIKYAISAGIGLFIAFIGLQGGKLISKSDSTLVTVGALNNPLVWITIFGLVVTIFLMIARVPGAIFIGMIVAAVFGIAIGQIPMPKAFISGVPSLSPIFGQAVFHISDINTVQMWIVVFTFLLVTFFDTTGTLIGLVQQAGLMKDNKMPRAGEALAADSSGMLVGSVLGTSPVGAFVESSAGIAVGGRTGLTAVWVGIFFLISTIFSPILSVFTTQVTAPALIIVGVLMAENLAHVHWTDLEIAIPCFLIALGMPLTYSISDGLGWGLIIYPVSMLAAKRFKEITPMMWILFFVFVIYFVVLNVK; this is encoded by the coding sequence ATGAATTCAATTGGTAAATTTTTCCATTTAAATGAAAACCACACTTCATTTAAAACAGAGTTTTTAGCTGGACTAACTACGTTTGTGAGTATGTCTTACATTCTGTTTGTTAACCCAGCTGTTTTAGGAGCAAGTGGCATGAACAAGGGAGCGTTGTTTACTGCAACAGCCTTATCTGCTGCTTTCACGTGTATTGTAATGGGACTAGTTGCCAATTACCCTATTGCTTCTGCACCAACCTTAGGACTTAACGCATTCTTTACTTACACCGTCTGCTTAGGAATGCACGTTAAATGGCAAACTGCTTTAGCTGCTGTTTTTGTTGCTTCGATTCTTTTCATCTTACTAACTGTATTTAAAGTACGTGAGATGATTATCGATGCTATTCCTAGTGATATTAAATACGCAATCTCAGCTGGTATTGGTTTATTTATTGCCTTTATTGGTCTTCAAGGTGGTAAATTAATTAGCAAGAGTGATTCCACTTTAGTTACTGTTGGTGCTTTGAACAATCCACTTGTTTGGATCACAATTTTTGGTTTAGTTGTTACTATTTTCTTAATGATCGCCAGAGTCCCTGGTGCCATCTTTATCGGAATGATCGTGGCTGCTGTCTTTGGCATCGCCATCGGTCAAATTCCAATGCCTAAGGCCTTTATTTCAGGAGTTCCAAGTCTTTCACCAATTTTTGGTCAAGCTGTTTTCCATATTAGTGATATTAATACTGTCCAAATGTGGATCGTTGTCTTCACTTTCTTACTGGTTACTTTCTTTGATACTACTGGTACTTTAATCGGACTTGTTCAACAAGCAGGCCTCATGAAAGACAACAAAATGCCACGCGCCGGTGAAGCTCTAGCAGCTGACTCATCTGGTATGTTAGTTGGTTCTGTTCTTGGTACTTCACCTGTTGGTGCCTTTGTTGAATCAAGTGCTGGTATCGCAGTTGGTGGTAGAACTGGTCTAACTGCTGTCTGGGTTGGTATTTTCTTCTTAATTTCAACTATCTTCAGCCCAATCTTAAGTGTCTTTACTACTCAAGTAACTGCTCCTGCTTTAATTATTGTTGGGGTATTAATGGCTGAAAACTTAGCACACGTTCACTGGACTGACCTTGAAATTGCAATTCCATGTTTCTTAATCGCACTTGGCATGCCTCTTACCTACTCAATTTCAGATGGTCTTGGCTGGGGCTTAATTATTTACCCAGTATCAATGCTTGCTGCTAAGAGATTCAAAGAAATCACGCCAATGATGTGGATTTTATTCTTTGTCTTCGTCATTTACTTCGTAGTTCTAAATGTGAAATAG
- a CDS encoding nucleoside triphosphate pyrophosphohydrolase, which produces MKKLVRDKIPEFATYASYRQLKPDEREDALKNKIVEEANEVKAAPDDQNLLEELADVYTVLEAFLDFKNISKEELLKQVEAKKAEKGGFTKFLLMNTDK; this is translated from the coding sequence ATGAAAAAGCTAGTTAGAGACAAAATACCTGAATTCGCTACCTATGCATCTTATCGTCAACTAAAACCTGATGAAAGAGAAGATGCCTTGAAAAATAAAATCGTCGAAGAAGCTAATGAGGTTAAAGCTGCACCCGACGATCAAAATCTCCTTGAAGAATTAGCTGATGTTTATACAGTGTTAGAAGCATTTTTAGATTTTAAAAATATTAGTAAAGAGGAATTACTAAAACAAGTAGAGGCAAAAAAAGCTGAAAAAGGCGGCTTTACCAAATTCCTTTTGATGAATACTGATAAATAA
- a CDS encoding NCS2 family permease, translating into MQFLDKVFHLEDAHTNVKRELIAALTTFVSLSYILFVNPNILSAAGINKGAAFTVTAIATAIGCFLMGFIANYPIALAPTLGSAAFFSYNVVIGMHINWQTALASVLVASILFILITVLKLREKVVDAIPQDLKYAISAGIGLFIAFIGLQNGKLIVDNKSSLVGLGSFNNPAVWITLFGLILTVILMAAKVPGSIFIGMIVTAIFGMVIGQIPMPHGIVSGAPSIAPTFGQAVFHLKDINTPQLFMVVLTFLLVTFFDTAGTLIGMTQQAGMVDKNGKIPRIGKAFLSDSLAMVEGSVLGTAPLGTSVESSAGIAMGGRTGLTAIFVGILFLVSMIFSPLLAVIPTTVTAPALIIVGVLMAGNLKYIHWDNFEIAFPSFLVVVGMPLTYSISDGLALGMIAYPITMIASKRYKEVSPMMYILFVIFVIFFLITNMG; encoded by the coding sequence ATGCAATTTTTAGATAAAGTCTTTCATTTAGAGGATGCACATACTAATGTCAAACGCGAATTAATCGCTGCTCTTACCACGTTTGTTTCATTGTCATACATCCTTTTTGTTAACCCTAATATTTTAAGTGCAGCTGGTATTAATAAAGGCGCTGCTTTCACTGTTACTGCAATCGCAACTGCAATTGGTTGTTTCTTAATGGGATTCATTGCTAACTACCCAATTGCCTTAGCACCAACTCTTGGTAGTGCAGCCTTTTTCTCATATAACGTAGTTATTGGAATGCATATCAATTGGCAAACCGCTTTAGCTAGTGTGTTAGTTGCTTCAATCTTGTTTATTTTAATTACTGTTTTAAAATTACGTGAAAAAGTTGTTGATGCTATTCCTCAGGACTTAAAATATGCAATCTCTGCTGGTATTGGCCTATTCATTGCTTTTATTGGCTTACAAAATGGTAAATTAATCGTTGATAATAAATCTTCTCTAGTTGGTTTAGGATCATTCAATAATCCAGCTGTTTGGATTACTTTATTTGGCTTAATTTTAACTGTCATCTTAATGGCTGCTAAAGTTCCTGGTTCAATCTTCATCGGTATGATCGTGACTGCTATCTTTGGAATGGTAATTGGTCAAATTCCAATGCCACATGGTATTGTTTCAGGTGCTCCAAGTATTGCGCCTACTTTTGGTCAAGCAGTCTTTCATTTAAAGGACATTAACACGCCACAACTATTTATGGTTGTTTTAACATTCTTATTAGTTACTTTCTTTGATACTGCTGGTACTTTAATTGGGATGACGCAACAAGCCGGGATGGTTGACAAAAACGGTAAAATTCCACGTATTGGTAAAGCCTTCTTGTCAGATTCACTTGCTATGGTTGAAGGTTCTGTTCTTGGTACTGCTCCACTTGGTACTTCTGTTGAATCAAGTGCAGGTATCGCAATGGGTGGTAGAACTGGTTTAACTGCTATTTTTGTTGGTATTTTATTCTTAGTTTCAATGATTTTCAGTCCTCTTCTAGCAGTAATCCCAACTACTGTGACTGCCCCAGCTTTAATTATCGTTGGGGTACTAATGGCAGGAAACCTTAAATATATTCACTGGGATAACTTCGAAATTGCCTTTCCATCATTCTTGGTTGTTGTTGGTATGCCATTAACTTACTCAATTTCTGATGGTTTAGCCTTAGGGATGATTGCTTACCCAATTACGATGATTGCTTCTAAGCGCTACAAAGAAGTATCACCAATGATGTACATTCTATTTGTAATATTCGTTATCTTCTTCCTTATTACAAATATGGGATAA
- a CDS encoding peptide deformylase: MSVKPIIHDELSLKFKSTLVTKQDLAAAEDLKDTLIANNGKAAGLAANMIGVQKRIIALFVGPLPIVMLNPIIVKKADKYLAYEGCLSLEGERPTERYKKITVKYQNENFETRQQAFSDFVAEVIQHEVDHCNGILI; the protein is encoded by the coding sequence ATGTCAGTTAAACCTATCATTCATGATGAACTTTCTTTAAAATTCAAATCTACGCTAGTCACCAAGCAGGATCTAGCAGCAGCTGAAGATTTGAAAGACACCTTAATTGCTAATAATGGCAAAGCTGCTGGACTTGCAGCAAATATGATCGGTGTACAAAAGCGAATTATTGCTTTATTTGTTGGTCCACTTCCAATTGTGATGCTTAATCCAATTATTGTTAAAAAAGCTGATAAGTATTTAGCTTATGAGGGATGTCTTTCTTTAGAAGGAGAACGTCCGACAGAAAGATATAAGAAAATTACAGTGAAATACCAAAATGAAAACTTTGAAACTCGTCAGCAAGCATTTTCTGATTTCGTCGCTGAAGTAATTCAACATGAAGTTGATCATTGTAATGGAATTTTGATTTAA
- a CDS encoding CopY/TcrY family copper transport repressor, whose amino-acid sequence MNEKNLSPISDSEWEVMRIVWTLGETHTNQILKELQAKKNWSDSTIKTLIRRLVQKGWLTAKHEGRRYTYTATVSQTDMMYNEAKSLLNRMCDMHKGEVILKLLEDSPISKGDLMKMQEEISQKEKTAPDMVPCNCLKTGSTIC is encoded by the coding sequence ATGAACGAAAAGAATTTATCTCCTATTTCAGACAGTGAATGGGAAGTAATGCGTATTGTCTGGACATTAGGTGAAACTCACACAAATCAAATCCTAAAAGAACTTCAAGCAAAAAAGAATTGGTCAGACTCTACTATCAAAACACTAATTAGACGTTTAGTTCAGAAAGGCTGGTTAACTGCCAAGCACGAAGGACGACGTTATACCTACACTGCTACTGTTAGTCAGACAGATATGATGTACAACGAAGCTAAATCCTTATTAAACCGAATGTGTGACATGCATAAGGGCGAAGTGATCTTAAAACTTTTAGAGGACTCACCTATTTCTAAAGGCGATTTAATGAAGATGCAAGAAGAAATTAGTCAAAAAGAAAAAACAGCACCGGACATGGTTCCATGCAACTGCTTAAAAACCGGCTCTACTATTTGCTAG
- a CDS encoding cupredoxin domain-containing protein: MNTSQIIVLIIGIILIGFIVWWFFGKHKEATGSGTIVNDEQTATIVVNGGYSPSTVVLKKGIPAQVNFDMRDSTACLSHVVFEQLGVNKDLTKQKITTVNIPTDKTGTYNFACGMDMFHGKVIVK, from the coding sequence ATGAATACTAGTCAAATCATCGTCTTAATTATCGGAATAATTTTAATTGGCTTTATTGTTTGGTGGTTCTTTGGCAAACATAAGGAAGCTACAGGAAGTGGAACTATTGTTAATGACGAACAAACTGCGACAATTGTAGTTAACGGTGGATACTCTCCTTCAACAGTAGTTCTAAAGAAAGGGATACCTGCACAAGTTAATTTTGATATGCGCGATTCTACTGCCTGTTTATCCCACGTTGTCTTTGAACAATTAGGCGTTAATAAAGATCTAACTAAACAAAAAATCACTACTGTCAATATTCCAACTGACAAAACTGGTACTTATAACTTTGCCTGCGGAATGGACATGTTTCATGGAAAAGTAATTGTTAAATAA
- a CDS encoding cupredoxin domain-containing protein, with product MSIFSKKQTKKVVVNAENHGYKPDVITFKSGKPAQVKFIPSDNMGCMNEIVFKDLGIDKVLDGKNEVVVNIPTDKPGTYNFACGMDMFHGKVVVK from the coding sequence ATGAGTATTTTTTCAAAAAAACAAACTAAAAAAGTTGTTGTTAATGCAGAAAATCACGGCTACAAACCAGATGTAATTACTTTTAAATCAGGTAAACCCGCACAAGTTAAGTTCATTCCTTCTGATAACATGGGCTGTATGAACGAGATTGTCTTCAAAGATCTTGGTATTGACAAGGTTCTTGACGGTAAAAACGAAGTAGTTGTTAACATCCCAACTGATAAGCCAGGTACTTACAATTTTGCCTGCGGAATGGATATGTTCCATGGAAAGGTCGTTGTTAAATAA